The following coding sequences lie in one Thermomicrobium sp. 4228-Ro genomic window:
- a CDS encoding copper chaperone PCu(A)C, producing MPCLSSLRASWLAGIVAALGLLVSVACGSAATPTPAPAPSPTPMAASTPESSAATSPAPTAAPTPTSAPTPTMAMQATPTMGHGMHGTPTAMGTPSVQNEFRSDSLVIRNVWARAASQADGVSAVYMVIENAGDQPDRLLHAHCDAAQTVELHETTMEGGVMKMQPVDGIDVPAHGSVELKRGGLHVMLIGLTRDLNPGDELELELHFEHAGHVTVRAIVQKP from the coding sequence ATGCCATGCCTCTCGTCACTGCGGGCCAGCTGGCTCGCCGGAATCGTTGCTGCGCTCGGGTTACTGGTTTCCGTCGCCTGCGGGAGTGCAGCCACCCCCACACCGGCGCCTGCACCGTCACCGACGCCGATGGCCGCCAGCACACCCGAAAGCTCAGCAGCGACCAGTCCGGCACCGACAGCCGCACCGACACCCACCAGCGCTCCGACACCGACGATGGCGATGCAGGCAACGCCGACCATGGGACACGGCATGCATGGCACCCCGACAGCGATGGGCACGCCATCGGTGCAGAACGAATTCCGGAGCGACTCGCTCGTCATCCGCAACGTCTGGGCGCGCGCAGCCAGCCAGGCCGACGGTGTGAGCGCGGTCTATATGGTGATCGAGAACGCTGGCGACCAGCCGGACCGGCTGCTTCACGCGCACTGCGACGCTGCGCAGACTGTCGAACTTCACGAAACCACGATGGAAGGCGGCGTGATGAAGATGCAGCCGGTCGACGGGATCGACGTTCCCGCGCACGGATCGGTCGAGCTGAAGCGGGGCGGCCTGCACGTCATGCTCATCGGTCTCACCCGCGATCTCAACCCCGGGGACGAACTCGAACTCGAGCTGCATTTCGAGCACGCCGGCCACGTGACGGTTCGGGCAATAGTGCAAAAACCATAG
- a CDS encoding thrombospondin type 3 repeat-containing protein produces MRHCASPSRNRALAILLLLTILVAACNRATSTPTPASPLPQPEGWRAVGPSAPLDPTQTTSVHLRLEVPPESTVRSVELRLVAPNGEQVLAEQYSVSLGQPLDIEVDLHDVGTPVAPGTWRAEWVDADQPDRILATVSFRVQPSAAIAWQTSAPRQPVPAGDCRSTRPIVELGIRARQAEPAQQLPVYAVVTAPNGQEIVLRPIQTTGDDWGTIRVSLCSIVPETSQVGTWTVRWYRSDASTQPIATDRFQVTLPPTPTPTPLPTLEWRVPTEPVQPQDCGATVDIQVRNAAGTAGQRVAVVVQAVPPGKSPVDLATVELQGTDWTTVGLTYCQVAGGNAIAGTWTVRAVDAASRQAVLGQATFEVRALPTPPQPAPPPPQPRPQPQPQPQPPPPPPSADTDGDGLPDDEELSFGTDPYNSDSDSDGLSDGSEVYVYGTDPRKEDTDVDGYSDFDEILVGSDPWDPCSPWQFAYNCQQ; encoded by the coding sequence ATGCGCCACTGCGCGAGTCCATCGCGAAACCGAGCGCTCGCGATCCTGTTGCTCCTCACCATCCTCGTCGCTGCTTGCAACCGGGCGACGTCGACCCCGACACCAGCGTCACCCTTGCCGCAACCGGAAGGCTGGAGGGCTGTCGGACCGAGCGCACCGCTCGACCCCACCCAGACGACGTCCGTGCACCTGCGCCTGGAGGTCCCTCCGGAGTCGACGGTCCGGTCGGTCGAGCTGCGCCTCGTGGCGCCCAACGGCGAGCAGGTGCTCGCTGAACAGTATTCGGTGAGTCTGGGGCAACCGCTCGACATCGAAGTGGACCTCCACGATGTGGGAACACCGGTCGCCCCGGGCACCTGGCGTGCGGAGTGGGTCGATGCCGACCAGCCCGACCGGATCCTCGCGACGGTATCCTTCCGTGTCCAACCCTCGGCGGCGATCGCCTGGCAGACCAGCGCACCGCGCCAGCCAGTCCCGGCTGGGGACTGCCGGTCGACCCGCCCGATCGTGGAACTCGGCATCCGCGCGCGACAGGCCGAGCCAGCGCAGCAGCTGCCCGTCTATGCCGTCGTCACCGCGCCGAACGGACAAGAAATCGTTCTCCGCCCCATCCAGACGACCGGTGACGACTGGGGAACGATCCGTGTTTCCCTCTGCAGCATCGTCCCCGAGACCAGCCAGGTCGGGACCTGGACCGTTCGCTGGTATCGGAGCGATGCGAGCACACAGCCGATCGCGACGGATCGCTTCCAGGTTACGCTTCCTCCGACACCGACGCCCACACCGTTGCCCACGCTCGAATGGCGCGTTCCCACCGAGCCGGTCCAGCCGCAGGATTGCGGAGCGACCGTCGATATCCAGGTCAGGAACGCAGCCGGAACGGCCGGGCAGCGCGTCGCGGTCGTCGTGCAGGCCGTCCCGCCGGGTAAGAGTCCGGTCGACCTCGCCACGGTCGAACTCCAGGGAACGGACTGGACGACGGTCGGGCTCACCTACTGTCAGGTCGCAGGCGGCAACGCCATCGCGGGTACCTGGACAGTCCGTGCAGTCGATGCCGCCTCGCGCCAGGCCGTTCTCGGCCAAGCGACCTTCGAAGTGCGAGCGCTCCCAACACCGCCGCAGCCGGCGCCTCCGCCACCACAACCACGACCGCAGCCGCAACCACAGCCCCAACCGCCGCCACCGCCGCCATCAGCCGATACCGACGGCGACGGCCTGCCCGACGACGAGGAGTTGAGTTTCGGTACCGACCCGTACAACTCGGACAGCGATTCGGACGGCCTTTCGGACGGTTCCGAGGTCTATGTCTACGGAACCGACCCTCGGAAGGAAGACACCGACGTCGACGGCTACTCCGATTTCGACGAGATCCTGGTCGGCAGCGATCCGTGGGATCCCTGCAGTCCCTGGCAGTTCGCCTACAACTGCCAGCAGTAG